Genomic DNA from Schistosoma haematobium chromosome 1, whole genome shotgun sequence:
AGATCTTGGTGAGTAACATAAGCGTATTGCAGATTATCTAAATCCTCTTGAACATTTTTCAGTGACTGTAAAACTTTTCCTCTATGTTCATCAACTTTTTTTTCAAGATTTTCTAAATACTCAACTTCAGCTTGAAGTTCATCTAGACGAGCTTGAATATCAGGTCCGTTTGTAGCTGCACTTCCGCCCCTATTTTTGAGGTAAATATGAAAAGTAAACAGTCATTGATCAAACTCATAAATGTCTGTAAAATACGGAATATAACAGTGATAAACGGTGACTGAATGACCATACACATAAGTACATAGGTTGATAAACTTACAACGTAAAACGAGCTAACAGATAATTTTGTTATTCCCCATCAGTTTGCAACACAATCACCACTTACGTGCTTTATTGTACTACATGGTGTAAGACCACAGTCATATAAAACGACAACTAACTCTTCATAGTTTTTTACCACACATAAATTCTAGTGAACTTTGCAACAAAGAAGTATGTGCCATATAAATAAAGATATAGTACTGTGAAGAGATGAAGGGAGGAAAGTACGAtcgaaaatattaaataaataaatggataagAAAAGTATAAAATGAGATATAGTCCAACAAAGTTTAATCACGAACGGCTTCTTCCGTCTATGGGGGGTCTTTCTCACTTCTATGGGGAGTATAGAAAATTGCAGCACGATCGCCATCGGTTTTTGTTCCGAGCCAAGTCTGATAACGTCTAAAGTCACCTGGCTGCACAGTCTTTGGAACCCCAACCGAAGAGTTTCGATGGGTTGACAGAATTTAGTCCTAAACAGCTCTCTTTTATACCACAGTTTCATGTCATAAATTGAACATCTCTTTACTTTTTTAGCCAGTCTGAGTCAGCAAGCAACAAGCAATGTGGAGGCCATTGGGATTACGTAAGTGACGTATATTCAAGCCACTGAAGCCAGTCGTGACACTAACTAAATTATTGTCACTGAGCCCGGACACAGTCCTGAGTCTCAGAATCACTAAAGCGATGTCGTCATTGAATATCAGCGATGCTTAGGGGCAAAATATGACTGAACACAGAGTCCCCAAGCATCATCAACTTGAGGTGGTCAGATTTAATAAAGAGAGTACAGATGCCCTCAACGATGCGTTACAATCCCGAACTTTTACAATCAAACTAACATTATGATGGCGCCAGATGCGACAGACCGAGATAAGCCGTCTTGGCTTTCATTACGTATAGGCTGATCCCATCAGCCACTTTACCACTACCAACATACACAAAATTTCGGCCTAATTCTAACTGATTACCAAAAGGTGGGTACCGACACAGGCTCCGGTGAGTCTTATAGAAGTAAGTAGCATTTAGAAATTGCAAAGTACATCCCATGCTTACGAATACTGATTGGTAACTTATTAGGTGTGCTTTAGGTAGCTCGTATATCACCAGTTAGTAAGACAACAACAGATCAACATCACAACTAGAAAAACTATAATCTGGCATTTCAAGTCGTATTTTAGTCAGAGTCACAAAACCAATTGATACCCCTTAGCTGCGCTTTTACTTATTATAAGTAAAAATTTATCCCTTTTGTACTTATCTTGAAAAATACAAGGCCCTGACAAATGTGCAACATACGGCAAAGTGACAAGATTGTGAAGGGACCAAAATAGGAACAAGAATAACGAGTATTAAGGAACATAGCTCATACAATAATATATTTAGAACAGACTCCGCTCACCTAGAGTGTTTACCTAATTCTTGGTGaataacataaaatgaaatgacgGTAGAATACACAATGGCATCTTCTCTTGAGTCGGATTTGAGAAAGTCCCAAGTCGCTGAATTGCATGACTCCTAGGACCCCATCTAGTGATACTTGACGATTCAATGAGTGCTAAAAAACACACGTATCTACAAGTAAGCACCCATATCATAAACTGGCTTCTACCTTGATTTCCTAAGTCAACCCCTGGACCCACAAATGGGGCTTGGCATAAGCGCAAAACCAAAACGCAATGTAATTTTGTGGTCATGTATTGCTGTTTTGAGATACATTAGTAGGTAAACACCATCACTAACCTTTTGTCTATTCTTAGAAATCGAGCTTCAAAATCATACAATGGCTTTTATTCTTTTCTTTATGATAGTTCATATTCCTGATTTGCTTTACTACCACGAATACTAGTAAACCTTATGATTTGGTATTAAGGTTGATAAAATACCCTGATTGTGTTTATTTGATGTGGGAACTCTAACATTTGCACACATGTGTTAGGATTACGGTTGCTTATTATTGACTAACGAGACTATGCGTCGAACGTCTCGAAGCTGGTGTTATGTAATGATAACACTTACTGACTCCAAGACATGCCGCGGAGTTTCAGCGTCACTTTCTCGGCAGTAATACAATATGCGAACAATGGTAATGTTAACAAGTGCGACTAAACATTTGGTGAATATACTATGTTTAAACAAGCATACGGGCAAACTGTTTGTACGTATTGTGTAACATATGTCTTATAAACTTGCTGAATTCACGACAGTGCTAAATATGACTCGTATTGATATTGGCCGTATTGGAGTTTATTATAGAGAGTTCATTATctgcgtgtgggctgcgatactgcccgggtgcccagaccgaagcaggtggttatcttagggggccacaccccgagcctttgacctaaaggtctaacccacaaggcagtggagcatcgtaagaagatgcagtcccatggtagccggtgaccaacgattggttcatacaccacttgttcccgcaggatactggagcccatgcgcaccattggtttgggatcaggttaaagcaccggacattcgcttttcgtcctctcaatttcgtaaacaacactcccaccacgagaaggcaatgagtaggacttccctggtagaggctacatacgcgtggccgtgtgagagtatttcgagaggaagagcgaaCTCCCCCCACTGTccaccgtaccagggcatttgggggcaccaTAGTGGTCTACATCCACAGATGAGTTTCATTTGAGTCGTAGGTACACTAATTATATCTTCTTAAGCTAAAAACTTGAACAATTAAGAAACGCAAGAAAAAAATCGCCGTTTCTTTGTGGAACAGGCATCTTCGATTTTTTCGTACGGGCTTGTATTTCTAGGTTACTTGCTTTCTAGCAAGTTAGAAAGTTGATCGTTATTAGGGAAAGTACAAAAACAAGTGGAGTGAAATACAATAAAACTTCAGTTACCTAATTAGTTATTTGCACTATGTCAATGTATAAAATTAAACCAAACATAAAACGAATGCGATAACTGTATGACATGTTTTTAGACACTACACACTACATGGTTCCTTGGAAAACAGACACATCAATACATAAATTCTGAATCTAGCCATCAAAGATCAATTAAGCTGTTGAGTACTCTGAAAGTATCCAGTGTATCAAAACGTACGTATGAAGAAATGAGTCAATTCGTAAAATATCATCATTAAGACATTATAATGTATACAGACTTACTTCCACTGAATACTGTTCTTCGTTCGTTTTTCTATCAGACCTATACCTTCCAAAACATTCGTAATGTCATAGATCCTTCTTTTTTGCCTCACAGCTAGGAAATCTGCCGCCTGATAAGCATATTAAGGAACGGAATATGAAACATACCATCTTAAGGTCCAAAATTCCATCTGGAGCCTCTTTAAGAAGCTGAACGAACTTTTCCGTGAGAAGACCTAAACTTTTTTCATGGCGGTTGAGATCTCGAAGAGTATGTTGGTCCAGTGGGAATTCATTAAACATAAGTCCCTGGTTCGGATACATATCACAATGGACCTTGAAACTTGACCTTGAGAATAAAGTTCTCTCTGACTCGATGTACAATATATCTCATGAATGAAATGGTTATGGGGCGAAGAGAAGAAACTTTCGCTTGAAGAGCTTCCATATCGGTTAGCAATGGATCGCCGACGCCTCATGGcgggaacctaggtatatttgACGATAAAAGAGGGAGATTGTCAGTAACTTGCAGAGAAGTACAGTCCTTAATCCTTAAGATTATGTCAGTTTTTCTCTTAAATGACTTCTTGGAAGTCGCTTGTGTTATCTCAGACGGCAGAAAATAACAGGATTTGACTGAGTTTAAGGTGTAGAATGTGTGAGTACAGTCCAGACTGCGACGTTTTCCTATAATTCCTAGGTATCGTcgttaagaataatatttaggCTGAGCTTTAGTAAGCATCTTAGGGAATGCTTATGGGTATTTGTGATGTCATGAGTCAATAGAAGCTCACGTATGAGAGGCCTATGTTAGAAAGCTCACGAAGTCCTGTTTTCCTGAAGCTCTCAGACTGTGGTAGATAGAGAAGCTATGATAATCCGTTCGGTCGTTTTAGAGTTTAGATGTTTCTAGccgtggtgtttgtatgaactaacgtTCCTTTTTTACTTGATGTCTGCCGAGTTTCCAACTATAAATACAGTTCGTTCGTTTGTCCTTACCTATTCCTTTCTCGTTTAAATTGCTTTATTTTGGGAATTCCTAGTTCGTATAATAAGTCAAATACTTCAAATCCTCACGATGGAGcctttgtagcggtaaatagctctgcaagtcttcgacattgaaTGCTGGCCACGTTAGTTTTGACGGACTCACcaagctgaaggcgctcggtcatgcaccCACACCAAATCATGAGTAtgaacgctgtgctcaacatccctTGCAATCGCTAGACAGATTAGTtcagtcgatcctcgatatattgatagcctatcaaatatatcttcgaacctcctatCTTTTGTCTTTTGGTTTCAcctggtgggtacgattcatattaagTGTCACTGGTTAAAGCGCTgccaaactccgaatacctgtggcatcttcattggtgagatCTGGGACACCAAATTATGAagtgtgagtctgttcctttttagGATTTTACATATTATTGCTTTATTTTAGCTCTTACATATTGTAATATTTTCTCCCgtgtttttggatatatatgtacttttcactcgttcattctcgtacttgatATTTCACCATGACGGAACAGACACTCAAGGTACTTAAGTGAAAGACCACGTCTCTACCTTCGTTTTTCAACTAATACCCTTCTGGTCAGACAACATCAAAGCCTGACGTCTgttacgcagaagccgacttctacgagcacggcgtgaacgacacacgtgcacaattcttcgcagtagtcaaggcactaccgcacTAATtaaacaggtacgtaacacctagtatgtttactagtgatgtttctgaactcTATGAAACACTAAAACGATCTATTTCTAAACACGGAGGTCTAACCCATCGACAAGGGTTAGATCAACTCCTTAATAATATCGACCGGCAACACGGTTcagcgacagacatgttgcaaagaatgagagaggttatcggcCAATAATCTTTCGATGATGGCTTATTCAGACATCCTTTCTCATCTAAACTTCGTCAACGGGTGCAAGCTTTACTGGTGTTGTCTCAGAACAACGCCGTAAACGAGCTGGCCGCATCTGCCGACCACATCCTGGAAATCACGAAATCTAATGCCGAGGTTTTTTCAGCcgaagaaaaacctcaaacgatcGAGAGTGACAATACGGaattatgtcatacacttacacgTTATCCTAGATTTCGTTACGACTGTAAACGGTCACATACCCCGCGAATAAGTACTTCACGTAAGCGACCTGTCTCTGGACCGCGCAagacggataaccccgactggtgctggtaccACAACCAGTATGGAGAGTCTTCCAGAAATCGCAGAAACCCAGCAATTTTCTCAACTCAAAATCAACCGACACGAAAAACAATTCTGGAAACTTTacagccggcacgcgttaacggcaatcGTAGCTGgcaaacatagccgtctgttataagTCACAGATGTGATAACGAAAGTTGGGTGATATTATCCacaacgcaaccatgtaagcTTAATGTATCACCCAGTGTAATAACGGTCatctgtgcgttcaagtaaTCATAgaatttgtcatttcataatgtattttttattaaataactagattatgttgttaattttgctctggttgtaatTCTTATTCGCCACGTCTGACTGCGTTACATTGTACGTTCATTGCATACTGGAATGATATCTAATGAGTCTaatcacaacaacaacagcaacaattattttagctaaaaaacGAGCTTCGGCTTTGGATATCTAGTAAACAAGTCAAAACAAAACCGATTAccattttaaaacataaaacTAGACAACTTggctgaagaaatacattgacttcagTAGCA
This window encodes:
- the E2F4_1 gene encoding Transcription factor e2f4 (EggNog:ENOG410V60V~COG:K) — encoded protein: LYIESERTLFSRSSFKVHCDMYPNQGLMFNEFPLDQHTLRDLNRHEKSLGLLTEKFVQLLKEAPDGILDLKMAADFLAVRQKRRIYDITNVLEGIGLIEKRTKNSIQWKGGSAATNGPDIQARLDELQAEVEYLENLEKKVDEHRGKVLQSLKNVQEDLDNLQYAYVTHQDLINIFQDRTMLIIRAPPGTKLEAPVPENPMEQQPVQTIFSLKRSYKVHVKSFTTPIHVLLVNQEEGSDKARVLPVPATSDSIALARRPAAKSNEKAFVSPLLPLSPPPSECDFNYNLEDTEGVCDLFDIPVISTSAN
- the E2F4_1 gene encoding Transcription factor e2f4, variant 2 (EggNog:ENOG410V60V~COG:K), with translation LYIESERTLFSRSSFKVHCDMYPNQGLMFNEFPLDQHTLRDLNRHEKSLGLLTEKFVQLLKEAPDGILDLKMAADFLAVRQKRRIYDITNVLEGIGLIEKRTKNSIQWKGGSAATNGPDIQARLDELQAEVEYLENLEKKVDEHRGKVLQSLKNVQEDLDNLQYAYVTHQDLINIFQDRTMLIIRAPPGTKLEAPVPENPMEQQPVQTIFSLKRSYKVHVKSFTTPIHVLLVNQEEGSDKARVLPVPATSDSIALARRPAAKSNEEKAFVSPLLPLSPPPSECDFNYNLEDTEGVCDLFDIPVISTSAN